The window AAAAGGACTCGGTAAAGGAGGCGCCAAGCGTCACCGTAAAGTTCTCCGTGATAACATCCAGGGAATCACCAAGCCCGCTATCCGCCGTCTGGCTCGCCGTGGTGGAGTGAAGCGTATCTCTGGTCTGATCTACGAGGAGACCCGCGGTGTGTTGAAGGTCTTCCTGGAGAATGTGATCCGTGATGCCGTCACCTACACCGAGCACGCCAAGAGAAAGACTGTGACCGCCATGGATGTGGTGTATGCTCTGAAGAGGCAGGGACGCACTCTGTACGGCTTCGGCGGTTAAACTGTGACAGatccaacaacacaaaacaaaggtcCTTTTAAGGACCACACACACTATCAATGAAGAGCTGAGTTCTACAATTAGTTAATGGTACGTTTAGTGTAGACTCACAATAAATGCATGATCAGCTTTGTATGTACACAACAACATGAATTATGATAAAACATAAAGGAGATGGCTCTGGTCgtttaacatcagcagcagactgaaagcagtggacacaaacagactcgataaactgatcagaagggccggtgtTGTTGTGCgggtggagctggattccctgacaACACAGTATTCAGGTTAATAGTTATTTACAGTATTATATATGAGATATGAGACCAGAGATTACTTGAATGTTCATTATCGTTTTTTCGATCGATTTTATTAGGTATTATTTTACTCTACTCTTactatttaccttattttatgtCTAACCTGTTTTGAgtatggagcacctggaatacaagcagatcaataaagtatttctgatttctTATTACAGGATTAGTGAAAATGAGTGCAGTAATGTAGTTcaacttttgttgtttgtcattAGCTCTTAAATGGCCATATAACAATTTAATTCAACGTTAGGGAGGGATTTACTTACTTGAGTTTGAGTTAAGTTGTAATAAAGCTGGGCCAGAAACCAGACTGGACACGATCATCATGAAAATGAGAAGCAACATTGTTCATAGAAATGAACCAAATGTTTCTGAAGTCACTGAGGTTTCTTATATATGTGGTTATAACGGCTGTTTTAAAGAGCATGGAAAGACAGCAGCGGTGagagggggaagaagaagaatctgCTGCTCTCCTGTCAGTAACAGCATGTTTATAGAAAACACAACGCACCACATTCTACAAGATATAACAACTAGTGCAGCAGTGATACAGTGTTGCAGGCACAGCCCGCCTTTTCTTTCCATATACAGTGTGCGCACCAATTTTAACCGCTTCCATGCCAAACCATGCGGAACCTTCCACCCGTAATCAGCTGAGaagctcagccaatcacagacaaGGAACTGCACAATGGTGTTTGCATGCAGCCTGTATAAGAGGAGTCGCTGTGAGCCATGAGAGTGATTCGTTGCTGAGAAGTGTCGAAGACTCAATATGCCTGAACCCGCAAAGTCTGCGCCCAAGAAGGGCTCCAAGAAAGCCGTGACCAAGACCGCCGGCAAAGGaggcaagaagaagagaaagaccaGGAAGGAGAGCTACGCTATCTACGTGTACAAAGTGTTGAAGCAGGTGCACCCTGATACCGGCATCTCCTCCAAGGCCATGAGCATCATGAACTCCTTTGTGAACGACATCTTTGAGCGCATCGCCTCCGAGGCCTCTCGTCTGGCTCACTACAACAAGCGCTCTACCATCACTTCCAGGGAGATCCAGACCGccgtcaggctgctgctgcccggTGAGCTGGCTAAGCACGCCGTGTCTGAGGGCACCAAGGCCGTCACTAAGTACACCAGCTCCAagtaaacagctgctgctcgcACAAAAACCCAACGGCTCTTCTAAGAGCCACCCACTTCTTCTAAAGAGCGAGTCTTTGTAGAAGGTTTAGGCGTTGTGCTGAATTTCTAAAGCATTCCAGTAAAAAGCAAATCACTTTTTCAATGTATACAACAGGACacataggggtgggcgatattgaaaatttcagtatcgatcccaTACCAAGTAAATACCGGGCCGGTATCACTGATACTTTTACTTtagaaatttcatgatcatacaatgattttttttttgtctttaattaGTTGATtatgattagcagaataatacacaaatatttgttaagtaaatcaagctgcaaacagaacagaagCAGAACTGTATGGAGGAGAACTTGTATGAAATTATAACAATCTTGTCAGCGATGccccttgtgacagccatgatAACATAATGGAGATCATTTGATAAAAGTCTAACTAGGgtgatccgataccaagtaaatacagggccagtatcaccgataccgatacttttacattgaaatttcatgatcataaataattttttttgcctttaaatagattatcgtgattggcagaataataaaacacaagaaacatttgttaataaatcaagctgcaaacaaaagtgcagaactgtataagtttgaaattttaacttcacaatcatgtcagcaatgctccttgtgataacgatccatgtcttatcacagcactcagaaagacagcattaattcatgctgcagattactcaattactcaaccttcactttttaaatcatctacctgtgttttgcagtaaagcctttgtcagtgaccactgtctctggttcgtgtttggggatctgcctcttcctcctccctctgtttactctgcagctcgaggtctttgggctctgctgcattatgtttgtgtaaatgagttgtgtttccacagtggcaggtcactttcctgcacacctcacagtagcagtttcttcttctcgtctgtcgctgtgaaataactccaaacagcgctcctcttcctctctgccatctccatgatgctagctgtactttacagccaatcaggagctctgtctgctccggcagagtggagaaggggggggaggggcggagtgtgcctgcgcacttagcagagtgagagaggagcgctgtctgcactgcgagtaaatacgagtaaagttgctgaaggtattaagagaaacttccacagaaatatcgatctcatcacgctagtatcgagtaattactgatcctaacgttggtatcgatactatcgctatttagatcgattcgcccacccctaagtCTAACAcctataataatatatttaagtaaagcgctttatttaaataatcaaAATACAACCTGTCGCCATAGTGATGGAACGATGGGTCCCTATAAGTAGCAGGCCGCACTTTTTACACTTTCTTCCACACCTGAGCTACAGACCAGAGTCCAGAGCAAGTGCTGTTCACCTGAGAGCTGAAGACAGAGATTTCCAGaggtcatcatcttcatcatcgtcTGCAGTGAGGGATGGCTTCTGGCCGGGAGAAGTTCCTCATCACCTCTGGGTTCATCCGCGAtggtgagacagacagattcTCTTTGTAACATTGACAGTAATgagccaagatggcgaccatGCTAAAGTTCAGtactctgcctgtctgcatggAGACTCAGTGTGGTTAACCTGGTTTTAACACAATAGcttagtttgttgtttgtgctgGATTACAGCATAAAAATGATGGATTTTGAAAAGCTAACTctttagcttttttttcatgtcctcaGAGTAACAGCTAGGTTTAGCTAAGAGCTAAGTTTAGTCAGCATAGATCATTTTGACACACAGAGCCTCACACAGAGACCTGaagaatattaaaaataatatatgaatataatgtTCATCATGTCATGTAGTCAGTGCAGTAATTATACATTCATAccatttaaaacactgcagctcaCTTTATGTAGCACCTATAGGAAAAATATGTATTGCAGAGGCTACAGCTTCTGACAGTTCTTTTAGGTTGGGTGCTGTGTATTTTGGTTATTTCACCCCTAGGGGGCAGATCAATTGTATCACACCAATGATGCTGCCGCCTGCGGTAGCTGCTGTCAGGCCTATTCTGACACCACCTCTCCCTGACAGGGTTGATGTGAGGACTGCTTTACCCTGATCAATAAATCTTATGTTTCTACATTTTTGATTATGTTATTAACTGTTTGCCTCCTTTGTCATCCTTTAGGGAGAAGAGCGGGGAAGAGAGGCAGAAAGcacacaccaccaacacagataagtacattttattattatgagaAATGTTAGTGTGTCATGTATCAATGGCAATACATGCCTATTCTATTTATTCAATTCTATTCTTTATTCTCCTcaaggctgcagcagcatcactgtttACTGACTTAAAGATGTTTACAAAAGTGAAATGACATTTCATCTGTCATTGTCTAGTGGTTTTGGTGTTAACCACATTTGTCACTGTTGTCACATGACATGGATATTGACAATTTTTCACAGCCTTGTTTAATCTGCCTTTATTTAATACATTGTTTTCAATAGAAGTTAGAAAGTGTGTTTTGCTCAGTATGTGATCATGGTAGACATAGTAGAATAGCATTTTACCATCTAATTATCatttttaatgtctgattaGCTATTTAACAGCACGCAGTTCTACCCTACAATACTTTTAATATGTGTCATGATTAGTGTGAAGGCCTGAGTCCTTCAAATGGCTGGTTGGGATTTGAACTCCAGACCTGAAGAacataatacattttttgtgttcttgtaaattatgtttttagctCTGAGAGTGTGTTGTGGGGCCCAATGTACAGGCTAAATGGAAAGGGCTTCTTCAGATTTTTTACAGATGGAGGACCCAGAAGGCTGGAGCTGCTTTGCATTTTACCCCTCAGAATATGATACTCATCTGAATGTCTGAGGGGGTTTCAGGGACATTGTGGTTTGGCATGGGATTTCTCTAAAAATTGGAAAATCTGCCCCCCCTGCCTCTACGTCTAACCGCCACTCAACTGAGAACACAGACACTGCACCTTCTGTCCAGAGCCCAACCCCCCACACAGCCCATCCCAGGTACCAGGTGAAgagacacatatatatatatatatatatatatatatatatatatatataatatatatatgaataaatgAGGACAAGGTCAGGCCTTTAAGCAGGTACATGAAGAGCTGAAGGACACTCTTGGAGGTCTGGAGAAGCTGGACTACTTCCTCACTGCACGTGTTCACAGAAAACCAGGTGTTACACCATGCCCGAGGAGATCAGCTTTTAAAACGTTCAGGTGGTCATCAGTGCTACACGACTGATGCCTTCTGCTCCGGGAGTTCAAACGAAATGCAAACGTCTTCTTCGTTCCCAAACTTCAGAATGTAGAAGTGATGGCTTATCAGCTAGACAGATACAAACAGACCGCAAGACCATCTGTGAGAGGCTGCCCTTCTTAGGCCTCCCCATCCTCTGAAAACACAACTGCATAATTTTttccaattttatttatatcgTTTAGAACATTCTGTGAAATTGACATTTTTATCACACAGGGAAGCAAGAACATAGAAGAGCAGGAATTCACCTTCATTACGATTATTGATCAGTGTGTCCAAGTGCGTAAAATGTGCACCCTTTCTGCATCAAGtggtttgtgatgtttgttGGAATGTTCTGCGTGCATTAAtctaaaaaaacagtgtgatgGTTCTGTGTAGAACTTCAGGCAATATGTGTTTCCAGCTGTTGTCCAGAAGGGGGCGCTggtcaaaaaaaacacacagagaaaggttAGGCCCGCCTCTGTCTTCTACCACGTCCTCAGGCAAGAAATAAATACTTGTGAACCTTGAGCTCTTCACATTCAGTGAGTATTTCACCCAGCAAACATGAGTGGACGAGGCAAAGGAGGGAAAAGGACTCGGTAAAGGAGGCGCCAAGCGTCACCGTAAAGTTCTCCGTGATAACATCCAGGGAATCACCAAGCCCGCTATCCGCCGTCTGGCTCGCCGTGGTGGAGTGAAGCGTATCTCTGGTCTGATCTACGAGGGAGACCCGCGGTGTGTTGAAGGTCTTCCTGGAGAATGTGATCCGTGATGCCGTCACCTACACCGAGCACGCCAAGAGAAGACTGTGACCGCCATGGATGTGGTGTATGCTCTGAAGAGGCAGGGACGCACTCTGTACGGCTTCGGCGGTTAAAACTGTGACAGatccaacaacacaaaacaaaggtcCTTTTAAGGACCACACACACTATCAATGAAGAGCTGAGTTTCTACAATTAGTTTGGTACGTTTAGTGTAGACTCACAATAAATGCATGATCAGCTTTGTATGTACACAACAACATGAATTATGATAAAACATTAAAGGAGATGGCTCTGGTCgtttaacatcagcagcagactgaaagcagtggacacaaacagactcgataaactgatcagaagggcggtgttgttgtgggggtggagctggattccctgacaacagtgtcagacagaagatCAGACTGTCttgttaattatatccatattggatttattgtagtcACTGTCCgcttttactgcacacagattCAGGTTAATAGTTATTTACAGATTATATATGAGATATGAGACCAGAGATTACTTGAATGTTCATTATCGTTTTTTCGATCGATTTTATTAGGTATTATTTTACTCTACTCTTactatttaccttattttatgtCTAACCTGTTTTGAgtatggagcacctggaatacaagcagatcaataaagtatttctgatttctTATTACAGGATTAGTGAAAATGAGTGCAGTAATGTAGTTCaacttttgttgttgtcattagCTCTTAAATGGCCATATAACAATTTAATTCAACGTTAGGGAGGGATTTACTTACTTGAGTTTGAGTTAAGTTGTAATAAAGCTGGGCCAGAAACCAGACTGGACACGATCATCATGAAAATGAGAAGCAACATTGTTCATAGAAATGAACCAAATGTTTCTGAAGTCACTGAGGTTTCTTATATATGTGGTTTATAACGGCTGTTTTAAAGAGCATGGAAAGACAGCAGAGgtgagaggggaagaagaagaatctgCTGCTCTCCTGTCCAGTAACAGCATGTTTATAGAAAACACAACGCACCACATTCTACAAGATATAACAACTAGTGCAGCAGTGATACAGTGTTGCAGGCACAGCCCGCCTTTTCTTTCCATATACAGTGTGCGCACCAATTTTAACCGCTTCCATGCCAAACCATGCGGAACCTTCCACCCGTAATCAGCTGAGaagctcagccaatcacagacaaGGAACTGCACAATGGTGTTTGCATGCAGCCTGTATAAGAGGAGTCGCTGTGAGCCATGAGAGTGATTCGTTGCTGAGAAGTGTCGAAGACTCAATATGCCTGAACCCGCAAAGTCTGCGCCCAAGAAGGGCTCCAAGAAAGCCGTGACCAAGACCGCCGGCAAAGGaggcaagaagaagagaaagaccaGGAAGGAGAGCTACGCTATCTACGTGTACAAAGTGTTGAAGCAGGTGCACCCTGATACCGGCATCTCCTCCAAGGCCATGAGCATCATGAACTCCTTTGTGAACGACATCTTTGAGCGCATCGCCTCCGAGGCCTCTCGTCTGGCTCACTACAACAAGCGCTCTACCATCACTTCCAGGGAGATCCAGACCGccgtcaggctgctgctgcccggTGAGCTGGCTAAGCACGCCGTGTCTGAGGGCACCAAGGCCGTCACTAAGTACACCAGCTCCAagtaaacagctgctgctcgcACAAAAACCCAACGGCTCTTCTAAGAGCCACCCACTTCTTCTAAAGAGCGAGTCTTTGTAGAAGGTTTAGGCGTTGTGCTGAATTTCTAAAGCATTCCAGTAAAAAGCAAATCACTTTTTTCAATGTATACAACAGGACacataggggtgggcgatattgaaaatttcagtatcgatcccaTACCAAGTAAATACCGGGCCGGTATCACTGATACTTTTACTTtagaaatttcatgatcatacaatgatttttttttttgtctttaattaGTTGATCATGATTAGCGAATAATACACAAatatttgttaagtaaatcaagctgcaaacagaacagaagCAGAACTGTATGGAGGAGAACTTGTATGAAATTATAACAATCTTGTCAGCGATGccccttgtgacagccatgatAACATAATGGAGATAATTTGATTAACTAGGgtgatccgataccaagtaaatacagggccagtatcaccgataccgataccgatacttttacattgaaatttcatgatcataaatatttttttttgcctttaaatagattatcgtgattggcagaataataaaacacaagaaacatttgtttaataaatcaagctgcaaacaaaagtgcagaactgtataagtttgaaattttaacttcacaatcatgtcagcaatgctccttgtgataacgatccatgtcttatcacagcactcagaaagacagcattaattcatgctgcagattactcaattactcaaccttcacttttttaaatcatctacctgtgttttgcagtaaagcctttgtcagtgaccactgtctctggttcgtgtttggggatctgcctcttcctcctccctctgtttactctgcagctcgaggtcttgggctctgctgcattatgtttgtgtaaatgagttgtgtttccacagtggcaggtcactttcctgcacacctcacagtagcagtttcttcttctcgtctgtcgctgtgaaataactccaaacagcgctcctcttcctctctgccatctccatgatgctagctgtactttacagccaatcaggagctctgtctgctccggcagagtggagaaggagggggaggggcggagtgtgcctgcgcacttagcagagtgagagaggagcgctgtctgcactgcgagtaaatacgagtaaagttgctgaaggtattaagagaaacttccacagaaatatcgatctcatcacgctagtattgagtaattactgatcctaacgttggtatcgatactatcgctatttagatcgattcgcccacccctaagtCTAACACCTAtatgcatgtagcctaaatatgaagaataaaggtCCTTCTACACTTAATAATTATACtaaccatactgaaatacattattgaaacacattattatattataagatATAAGAAAAactagatttatttcagctggtgatttATGATGACATCGTTCTGCTAAAATCACATcttatcactgcactcagacattaattcatgctgcagattactctgtctaaaccttcacttctttaataaatgagttgtgtttccacagtggcaggtcgctttcctgcacacctcacaaatAGCAGtttctgtcgctgtgaaataactccaaacagcgctcctcttcctctctgctgtctccaggaCGCTAGCTGTACTTCACAGCCAATCAGgggctccgtctgctccggcagagtggagaaggaaggggaggggcggagtgcgcctgcgcactgagcagagtgagagaggagcgctatttgcaccgcgagtaaatagagtaaagttgctgaacatatagaagagaaacttccacagaaatatcgatctcatcgagtaattactgatcctaacgttgatatcgatactatcgatatttatcgatatttaattttattacaCACAGTACAAATATTGTTTATGATGGAACAGAAAACGTTTCATTGCTTAAGAGCATACAAAATATTCATGAAACATAAAAGAGCATTCTGAATATACACACAAAgatgaaagggggggggggggtggctcAAAATAAAGCACCACATTCTCTACATGTTATCTCTACGATCAGGGTTAGGCCACATGTTTTCGTCAACATCACATCTGATGTCATCCAAGGCGATACACCTGTGATAAACCGCTTGGCTGCAATATCCCTGCAGGCAGCGTCCATGGCATCAAGGAGTGACGTCTGGCCATGTGGCTGATGGTCAAAAACTTTCCACCTTCACGCAGAAAAACACTCTATGGCGTTGAGAAAAGGTGAATAGGGTGGATGGAAGAGACGGACCTGTCTCGGGTGGACTTCAAACCATGCTGTGATGGcttgagagtgatggaaagccacATTGTCCAAGGTGATGACAAAGATCCTCATGTTGTCTCCCTCCTGATCCTGCTCTGGAACCAGGTGCTGGTGAAGGTCATTCAAAAAGTCAAGAAGGCGCTCGGTACTGTAGGGTCCAATCTGACATCTATGATGGATCAATAATAATTGACAGTTTGTAAATTATTGAACTGACTTATTGTTAATTATCAGCTTATTTGAGCTGATATTGTTGCAGAAGTAGAGGTTTTATACTGTAACTAAGGTTTCACTATCCTGAATTTGTTTACCACTCATACTGAGCTACTTGATGATAAATGTTTGTGAGAGTTTCAGATTTCACAGTTCTTATATGTTTCAACATACTTAAATGTTTCCCCCCtgtttaaattataattaacTGTGCTACTAaaagaacagtgatggactttatttaGACTGGTCAGCCAGAAAAGCAGCGAACAGCTCCGATAGAAGTCTGTGCAGCgtcatcacagtgtgtttgatgcTGCACAACAACGTGATTTTGTGGCAAAGTGACGGTcagcagatgtttgtttttcctcgGAGTCTCTGAACAAACGTGtgtttcagctggaaaacaacttttgatggagctctgatgcATCTGAGACCATttatgagaggaagaagagggaaaaggcGCTGCGTAGCGCGCTGACTCTCTGAGCTTTGGAAGCTCCAGCAACAAAGTGCAGCGATCCTCGGAGCtgaacatgagctgaacatgaagagacactgTCCGCTATCAGCTCCTCCACTGTCATCCTGCAGCGCTGCTCACACACTCATTTTTACTATTTTATCCacgcacagaaaacacaagtggaaacattcagcctgcacGGAGGAGCGCAGGCTTGGGTTGAGTCTCCACGGTTCTCATGCTGTGTTCAAGTACCGCCTCCTGCGCTCAGTTCATCGTTACTACACTCAGGCGCCTTGTTATCGTAACTACGGACTGattgaacatggcagaagaagttCCAGCTGCcgctccagccgccgctccggccaAAGCTCCCAAGAAGAAGGCCTCCAAGCCGAagaagtccggccccagcgtcggcgagctcatcgtgaaagctgtggccgcttccaaggagcggagcggcgtgtctgcagccgccctcaagaaggctctggctgccggaggatacgatgtggagaagaacaagTCCCGCGTCAAGATCGCCATtaagagcctggtggctaaagggacTCTGGTCCAGACCAAGGGGACCGGGGCCTCCGGCTCCTTCAAAATGAACAAG of the Parambassis ranga chromosome 8, fParRan2.1, whole genome shotgun sequence genome contains:
- the LOC114440515 gene encoding histone H4 translates to MSGRGKGGKGLGKGGAKRHRKVLRDNIQGITKPAIRRLARRGGVKRISGLIYEETRGVLKVFLENVIRDAVTYTEHAKRKTVTAMDVVYALKRQGRTLYGFGG
- the LOC114440513 gene encoding histone H2B 1/2, which codes for MPEPAKSAPKKGSKKAVTKTAGKGGKKKRKTRKESYAIYVYKVLKQVHPDTGISSKAMSIMNSFVNDIFERIASEASRLAHYNKRSTITSREIQTAVRLLLPGELAKHAVSEGTKAVTKYTSSK